In the Maribacter sp. MJ134 genome, one interval contains:
- a CDS encoding sialate O-acetylesterase — translation MKKANLALQDAHKNILRLALVLICIFQGSPIFCQIELPTFFADNMVLQQNETVAIWGRDLPNTEVSLKTSWGESKTTKTNSEGSWKTQLKTIKASFTPYEIKIEGSTTRTLKNILLGEVWFCSGQSNMEMPIKGLGASPVNGANEFILNAKNPNIRLFNTERAGSLEPESDVVGTWEEANGASVSDFSAIGYLFGKKLFEQLHIPIGIIESSWGGTRIEAWLPKDSLSVYSNVKIANTLPEDPNQRKQPSQIFNAMIHPFQDYSIKGYLWYQGESNRANPKPYKRYMHTLVHAWRSQWNNDNLPFYFVQIAPYAYEQLRNTEATKADLIREAQVLASLEIPHTGLVVTSDVGKCDDIHPPEKKTIADRLAYWALAKQYGYEHIRYAAPVFDFMEIETNTAKLSFKSIQGDDTIKLSSFGAKLTGFTIAGKDKIFYPANATINRNGTISVHSIKVPEPVAVRYGFEDCFNASLYDLAKIPVSPFRTDSW, via the coding sequence ATGAAAAAAGCCAATTTAGCCTTGCAAGACGCTCACAAGAACATCCTACGTCTAGCATTAGTATTAATCTGTATATTTCAAGGCAGCCCCATTTTTTGCCAAATTGAATTACCCACTTTCTTTGCGGACAATATGGTGCTACAGCAAAATGAAACGGTAGCTATTTGGGGGCGTGACCTTCCTAATACCGAAGTAAGCTTAAAGACCAGCTGGGGAGAAAGCAAAACAACCAAAACTAATTCGGAAGGCTCTTGGAAAACCCAATTAAAAACAATTAAAGCTTCTTTTACGCCTTATGAAATAAAAATTGAGGGAAGTACCACAAGAACCTTGAAAAATATATTGCTTGGAGAGGTTTGGTTTTGTTCCGGACAGTCGAATATGGAAATGCCTATAAAAGGTTTGGGAGCATCACCTGTAAACGGTGCCAATGAATTTATCCTAAATGCAAAAAACCCGAACATTCGCTTGTTCAATACAGAACGAGCCGGCAGCTTGGAGCCCGAAAGTGATGTTGTCGGTACTTGGGAAGAGGCAAATGGAGCATCGGTTTCTGACTTTAGCGCCATTGGTTACTTGTTCGGTAAAAAGTTATTCGAGCAACTACATATTCCCATAGGTATTATTGAATCTTCATGGGGCGGCACGCGCATTGAAGCGTGGCTACCGAAAGATTCCTTGTCCGTTTATAGCAATGTGAAAATTGCGAATACCTTACCCGAAGACCCAAATCAAAGAAAACAGCCCTCGCAGATTTTCAATGCTATGATACATCCTTTTCAAGATTATAGCATTAAAGGATATTTATGGTATCAGGGCGAAAGCAACAGGGCAAATCCAAAACCCTATAAACGCTACATGCATACATTGGTGCATGCTTGGCGCTCGCAATGGAACAACGATAACCTTCCTTTTTATTTCGTGCAAATTGCGCCTTATGCTTACGAACAACTGCGTAATACCGAAGCCACCAAGGCCGATTTAATTCGTGAAGCACAAGTATTAGCCTCCCTAGAAATTCCGCACACGGGATTGGTGGTCACATCCGATGTTGGAAAATGTGATGATATCCATCCCCCGGAAAAGAAAACTATTGCGGACCGATTGGCATATTGGGCCTTGGCAAAACAATACGGTTATGAACATATACGGTACGCAGCACCTGTATTTGATTTCATGGAGATAGAAACCAACACCGCAAAACTCTCCTTTAAATCCATACAAGGTGATGACACCATTAAGCTGTCTAGTTTTGGCGCAAAACTTACGGGCTTTACTATAGCAGGAAAGGATAAGATATTTTACCCTGCCAATGCCACAATAAACCGCAATGGGACCATAAGCGTTCATAGTATAAAAGTACCAGAACCCGTTGCTGTTAGATACGGTTTTGAAGATTGTTTTAATGCTAGTCTGTACGACCTAGCAAAAATACCGGTATCTCCTTTTAGAACGGATAGCTGGTAA
- a CDS encoding cellulase family glycosylhydrolase → MKTTYLTYLLLLFTFTMQSQIKHGLRDAQGRHVVSRGFVINTNDHKGEVFFNSDDYTRMVRLGANSQVIRLELGRLSTFPGGRVEENYLRKLDTLVAHGKNAGMKTVFKMTVYGVDSFEWEVFWQNKKKEYDTYIDAWKVIWNRFADESSVLGYDIVNEPRKLTMDISYTDLTNTYLIPLYQKIIDESQKINPSKKILLQSIFMNKGEGIDNNQYAEITSSVNRKNIVFAPHIYQDKIDFIKPVMDRFDKESELLQAPIFIGEWGFPTFTSTDTLISGDLGQLRYRELYIKTAEVFDKMGVGSIKAWFLGNRTMQNFLPGGPSTWAIFSDKKAAGTVERKYITDIIARPYPQTIAGDIHSFLFNHATRSLDLKIHPDNTKGASTIFIGANRHYPDGFSILIDDDVIIYRDPLKNVGLEIYKLPKNVNPKDFIWDEYTQRLTILKWPGNRTDLHIQIVPGIRDFEELKNK, encoded by the coding sequence ATGAAAACTACTTACCTCACCTATTTGCTGTTGTTATTTACATTTACCATGCAGTCACAAATTAAACATGGCCTTAGGGATGCACAAGGACGCCATGTAGTGTCCAGAGGATTTGTAATAAATACCAATGACCATAAGGGAGAAGTTTTCTTTAATTCGGATGATTATACACGGATGGTTAGGCTCGGTGCCAATTCACAAGTGATTCGGCTGGAACTCGGAAGACTAAGTACCTTTCCCGGAGGTCGCGTGGAAGAGAACTATCTTAGAAAATTGGATACGCTTGTGGCACATGGCAAAAACGCTGGTATGAAAACCGTATTTAAAATGACGGTATATGGTGTAGATAGTTTTGAATGGGAAGTGTTCTGGCAGAACAAGAAGAAGGAGTATGATACTTATATCGATGCTTGGAAAGTGATATGGAACCGATTTGCTGACGAAAGCTCTGTATTGGGCTACGATATAGTTAACGAACCGCGAAAACTGACCATGGATATTTCCTATACCGACCTTACCAACACCTATTTAATTCCTTTATATCAAAAAATTATAGACGAAAGTCAAAAGATAAATCCGAGTAAAAAGATTCTTCTTCAATCCATTTTTATGAACAAGGGAGAAGGAATAGACAACAATCAATATGCAGAGATTACTTCTTCGGTCAATAGAAAAAACATTGTTTTTGCACCTCATATCTATCAAGACAAAATCGACTTTATAAAACCTGTTATGGACCGTTTTGACAAGGAATCCGAACTGCTACAAGCACCCATCTTTATTGGAGAATGGGGGTTCCCCACATTCACATCTACAGATACCCTAATCTCGGGCGACCTAGGACAGTTAAGGTATAGAGAGCTTTATATCAAAACCGCAGAAGTGTTCGACAAAATGGGCGTAGGCAGTATCAAAGCATGGTTTTTAGGGAATAGAACGATGCAGAACTTTCTACCGGGCGGACCCTCTACCTGGGCCATTTTCAGCGACAAAAAAGCGGCAGGCACAGTAGAACGAAAATATATTACTGATATTATTGCCAGACCGTATCCTCAAACCATTGCAGGGGATATCCACAGCTTTCTGTTCAACCACGCTACAAGAAGTCTAGATTTGAAAATTCATCCTGACAACACAAAAGGAGCGTCTACCATTTTCATCGGTGCCAACAGGCATTATCCAGACGGATTCTCGATTCTTATTGATGATGATGTTATCATATACCGTGACCCACTCAAAAATGTAGGCCTAGAAATTTATAAACTTCCCAAAAATGTAAATCCAAAAGATTTTATCTGGGATGAGTACACGCAGAGGCTAACCATTTTAAAATGGCCAGGGAACAGAACGGATTTACATATTCAAATTGTACCGGGAATTCGTGATTTTGAAGAATTGAAAAACAAGTAA
- a CDS encoding TonB-dependent receptor plug domain-containing protein: MLKSTQRTALLCMGFLLCLVSEISAQHSMQQILGKLTSHTTRIPVEKVYLQTDKDSYTKGETIWFKTYLLNGTTHIASAMSSVIYVELLDANENIVAQQKLVMESVGAAGDITLSDKMEVGTYTLRAYTKYMLNDKEPILFQKEISISASQPESNGKGATELRNNKRKDKSSKADSEIIKQTKPIVQFFPEGGELVTGIECVLATKITDAEGNGLALKGKILDQDCHLVSLFDSYEFGLGWSSLKPEPNTDYYLHIPIDGTMVKYPVPQPVEKGYALRVMNRGSHIMITASTTITNGLQNAMLVGHTRGDVIFKQVLKGNNENSTTIKLLTSKLQDGIAHFTLFTPNKEPVCERLTFIENPENNLDLFIETNKSNYGLREKMSVDLAVVDTDAKPLEGDFSMSVFAKSEMQEGTENIKSWLLLNSDLGSTISNPIFFFKEEINGREYLLDLLMLTHGWRRFTWKSILKDSVRKEIAFPPEKGIMITGTTTAFNNKYKPKKTLATLNIVANELIQEKRVTDTLGRFSFGPFVFKDSITAVLNANSWPLFKKRKDRFSIYLDSYFPEVKVKNNEEIDGGSTKKVTNTVTKSYPSVVRQKAVPDFEYDPDVTYLNEVVVKDRKINKQALLDKKLNARTIYGYPSTRLMPDSIPGLGNGVVNAFNVLRRDPSVRVLGTFPNQQAFIRPIFGEAGGAPPLYLLDGTPVSAGQIQSIRVTDILFIDILKGADASIYGGRAAGGVVAVYMKTGEFTEEKPKENSNYINATIPGFYKAREFYRPNYAIEKPEHKKLDYRRTLHWEPNIELKDDSVANLNFYTGDIESEYVIRIEGITTDGRPVSKLYNFNVVDPN; the protein is encoded by the coding sequence ATGCTAAAATCTACACAACGTACTGCGCTTCTATGTATGGGTTTTCTGTTGTGCCTTGTATCCGAAATTTCTGCACAGCATAGTATGCAGCAAATACTGGGGAAACTTACCAGTCATACTACTAGGATTCCTGTTGAAAAAGTATACCTCCAGACCGATAAAGACAGCTACACCAAAGGGGAGACTATTTGGTTCAAAACCTATCTGTTAAACGGAACCACACATATCGCCAGTGCTATGAGCAGCGTGATTTATGTGGAACTGCTAGATGCAAATGAAAACATAGTAGCGCAACAAAAATTAGTTATGGAATCCGTAGGTGCGGCGGGTGATATTACGCTTTCTGATAAAATGGAGGTAGGAACCTATACACTGCGCGCATACACGAAATATATGCTGAACGACAAAGAACCAATTCTTTTTCAAAAGGAAATTTCCATTTCCGCATCGCAGCCCGAGTCGAATGGTAAGGGTGCTACGGAACTAAGGAATAATAAACGAAAGGATAAGTCTTCAAAAGCAGATTCAGAAATAATAAAACAGACCAAGCCTATTGTCCAATTCTTTCCGGAAGGGGGTGAACTCGTAACCGGTATAGAATGTGTCTTGGCCACAAAGATTACCGATGCTGAGGGTAACGGTCTCGCTCTAAAGGGTAAAATATTGGACCAAGATTGCCATTTGGTTTCCCTTTTCGATAGTTATGAATTTGGATTGGGCTGGTCCTCTTTGAAACCAGAACCCAATACCGATTATTATTTACACATTCCTATCGATGGAACAATGGTGAAGTACCCGGTTCCCCAACCTGTTGAAAAAGGTTATGCTTTGCGTGTCATGAACAGGGGAAGCCATATCATGATTACCGCTTCCACAACTATTACCAACGGCCTTCAAAACGCGATGCTCGTAGGGCACACCCGGGGTGATGTCATCTTCAAGCAAGTCTTGAAGGGCAATAATGAAAACAGCACTACCATAAAATTGCTTACTTCAAAGCTACAAGATGGAATTGCCCATTTTACCTTGTTCACCCCAAACAAGGAACCCGTATGTGAGCGCCTGACCTTTATCGAAAACCCTGAGAACAACCTGGATTTGTTCATAGAAACGAACAAATCCAACTATGGCTTACGTGAAAAAATGAGTGTGGACCTTGCCGTGGTTGATACGGATGCAAAACCCCTTGAAGGCGACTTTTCCATGAGCGTCTTTGCCAAGAGTGAAATGCAGGAAGGTACAGAGAACATCAAGAGTTGGTTGTTGTTGAACTCAGATCTGGGCAGTACTATTTCAAACCCAATCTTCTTTTTTAAAGAGGAGATCAACGGCCGGGAGTACCTGTTGGACCTGTTGATGCTCACTCATGGCTGGCGGAGGTTCACCTGGAAGTCAATTTTGAAGGATAGCGTCCGCAAAGAAATAGCCTTTCCTCCGGAAAAGGGCATTATGATAACGGGTACGACAACAGCCTTCAACAATAAATACAAGCCTAAAAAAACACTTGCGACCTTGAATATTGTTGCAAATGAATTGATACAAGAAAAGAGAGTGACCGATACCTTGGGTAGGTTCAGTTTCGGGCCCTTTGTTTTTAAGGATAGCATCACGGCAGTGTTGAACGCGAACAGCTGGCCCCTATTCAAAAAGAGAAAAGACCGATTCTCCATCTATCTGGATTCATATTTCCCTGAAGTAAAGGTCAAAAATAACGAGGAGATAGATGGTGGCAGTACAAAAAAGGTAACTAATACCGTTACAAAATCCTATCCTAGTGTGGTGAGGCAAAAAGCAGTGCCCGATTTCGAATACGACCCCGATGTCACTTATTTGAACGAGGTAGTTGTAAAGGATAGAAAAATAAATAAGCAAGCCCTACTTGATAAAAAACTCAACGCTAGAACAATATATGGATATCCATCAACCAGACTTATGCCCGACTCTATTCCTGGTTTGGGGAATGGAGTGGTTAATGCTTTCAATGTTTTAAGGCGTGACCCCAGTGTTAGGGTTCTTGGTACCTTTCCAAACCAACAGGCGTTTATCAGACCAATATTTGGCGAAGCAGGCGGAGCTCCACCTCTTTACTTACTAGACGGCACACCTGTATCCGCAGGTCAAATTCAAAGTATTCGGGTTACCGATATTTTGTTCATAGATATACTAAAGGGTGCGGATGCATCGATTTATGGGGGGCGGGCTGCTGGTGGCGTAGTGGCCGTTTATATGAAAACAGGTGAATTTACCGAGGAAAAACCGAAAGAAAATTCAAATTATATCAACGCGACCATTCCCGGTTTTTACAAGGCGAGGGAATTCTACAGGCCCAACTACGCAATTGAAAAACCTGAACATAAAAAACTGGACTACCGCAGAACGTTGCACTGGGAACCGAACATTGAGCTAAAGGATGATTCAGTCGCCAACTTGAACTTTTACACGGGTGATATCGAAAGTGAATACGTTATACGTATCGAGGGTATTACTACTGACGGTAGACCGGTGAGCAAACTATATAATTTTAATGTGGTAGACCCGAATTAG
- a CDS encoding sulfatase yields MKTKKEKDVSKEKAAAVLPERPNILWLVTEDMGAYIPSFGDSTIVTPNISRLAAEGVVYPNLYSTSGVCAPSRAAIATGMYPSSIGANHMRTTSYTEVTGLPKYGAVPPPEVKMISELLRANGYYCTNNYKTDYQFQAPMTAWDESSPYAHWRNRGAGQPFFSVMNFTDTHESGLFEPYGLREIETRHYHSGDRDYKWKNFEGSHAKNRMSEAETPKHLSRDTKFTIPPYLPDTEVVRRDMWKLYNNIVEMDAQVGAVLKQLEEDGLLENTIIFFYGDHGGPLPREKRLIYDSGLNTPLIVRFPNKTNAGTKDEELVSFIDFAPTLLSLTGTNPPAHIQGQAFLGKYKASEERKYIHAAADRFDGYTDAIRAVRDERFKYIRNYRPDQGYYLPIDYREKIPTMQELLRLRDAGELDSVQMQWFRKTKDQEELFDCLNDPYELHNLANDPKYAAKLKELQNEMDHWIAEIGDQPNLPEKELLSQLWKGAEKQPVTADPVISATDGAVSLSSATAGASIGYKILFPDAPMPTAWSVYKKPFDLPNGAKLIVKAHRIGYLSSTVVEM; encoded by the coding sequence ATGAAAACCAAAAAAGAGAAGGATGTTTCTAAAGAAAAAGCTGCAGCCGTACTCCCCGAACGGCCCAATATTCTGTGGTTGGTGACCGAGGATATGGGGGCTTATATTCCTTCCTTTGGGGACTCTACCATCGTGACGCCCAATATAAGTCGGCTGGCAGCGGAAGGTGTGGTGTATCCCAACCTCTATTCTACTTCTGGCGTTTGCGCTCCTAGTAGGGCCGCAATTGCTACGGGAATGTATCCGTCCAGTATTGGTGCCAACCATATGCGTACCACCAGCTATACTGAAGTTACCGGTTTACCAAAATATGGAGCTGTACCACCACCAGAGGTAAAAATGATAAGCGAACTGTTACGGGCAAATGGATATTACTGTACCAACAATTATAAGACTGATTATCAGTTTCAAGCACCCATGACGGCCTGGGACGAGAGTAGTCCGTATGCGCACTGGAGAAATAGGGGAGCAGGGCAACCTTTTTTCTCGGTGATGAATTTTACCGATACGCATGAATCGGGATTGTTCGAGCCCTATGGCCTTAGGGAAATCGAAACCAGACATTACCATTCCGGAGATAGGGATTATAAGTGGAAAAATTTTGAAGGCTCACACGCCAAAAACAGAATGTCCGAAGCGGAAACGCCAAAACATTTATCCAGAGATACCAAGTTTACCATTCCACCTTATTTGCCGGATACGGAAGTCGTTCGCAGGGACATGTGGAAGTTGTATAATAACATTGTCGAAATGGACGCCCAGGTTGGGGCGGTTTTAAAGCAGTTGGAGGAAGACGGACTATTGGAAAATACCATCATATTTTTCTACGGAGATCATGGCGGTCCTTTACCTAGGGAAAAAAGGCTGATTTATGATTCTGGTTTAAACACGCCTCTGATAGTAAGATTTCCAAATAAAACGAACGCAGGAACAAAAGATGAGGAATTGGTCAGTTTTATTGATTTTGCACCTACACTATTATCCCTTACGGGAACCAATCCACCGGCACATATCCAGGGGCAAGCTTTTTTAGGTAAGTATAAAGCCAGTGAAGAACGAAAATATATTCATGCGGCTGCGGATCGCTTCGATGGGTATACCGATGCTATACGTGCCGTTCGTGATGAACGCTTTAAGTACATTCGAAATTACAGGCCGGACCAGGGCTATTATTTGCCTATTGATTACCGGGAAAAAATACCGACCATGCAGGAGTTATTGCGTTTGCGCGATGCTGGCGAACTGGATAGTGTTCAAATGCAGTGGTTTCGCAAGACCAAGGATCAAGAGGAATTATTCGATTGTCTGAACGACCCGTACGAGTTGCATAATTTGGCTAACGACCCCAAATATGCCGCGAAGCTTAAGGAGCTCCAAAATGAAATGGATCATTGGATTGCCGAAATTGGAGACCAGCCCAATTTGCCTGAAAAGGAACTGTTAAGTCAATTATGGAAAGGCGCGGAAAAACAACCCGTCACCGCTGACCCGGTGATAAGCGCAACCGATGGGGCTGTCTCACTGAGCTCTGCAACAGCAGGTGCCTCCATAGGGTATAAAATTCTCTTTCCCGATGCACCTATGCCAACGGCTTGGTCCGTTTATAAAAAACCATTTGATTTGCCTAACGGGGCTAAGCTTATCGTTAAGGCGCACCGAATTGGCTATTTATCTAGTACCGTGGTAGAAATGTAG
- a CDS encoding RagB/SusD family nutrient uptake outer membrane protein: protein MKTKNIYLFVFIIFTIVSCEKFLEEDPRAVIAPETFFASDNDARQAIQGTYAILKNNSIYGQVGLDHFYDNGADIIEPNRPANFVQPIGDYILDEALADVSVQKMSVSDTWKDLYRVIFNANFIIDRVTDNEAILEEVRTEVIAEARFLRALSYWHITNLWGNAPYYTEALTLDEVRVLGRTDEATILEGVIADLQFAQGVLPSTYPDDQRGRASRWAAAIIEAKIYMKQQNWQAGLTKCLEIINESPHVLLPTYEEVFDPANEYNAEIIWSLDFARDIEGIFDPAFPGRSFAGNNSWRPSMFNPRLRDEPANSDERGALREALSARGEAFNGTGLQVAAKDFAETFPLNDLRRPLNIVDNYLGFELNFPYMAKFWNLDLATSPRFNHEDNRMVFRLADVYLMAAECENEANGPGGAYQYIEPIRQRAYATQAEWELVGLSQQEFREAIYDERKWELAAEAHRRYDLIRWGILFDVMENIEYRFWSPAQNIRPWHVLLPIPLQELEQNPALLESDPTNNGYR, encoded by the coding sequence ATGAAAACAAAGAACATTTATTTATTCGTCTTCATCATTTTCACAATCGTAAGTTGTGAGAAGTTTTTGGAAGAGGATCCTAGAGCAGTTATTGCCCCGGAGACATTTTTTGCATCTGATAATGATGCTAGGCAAGCCATACAAGGCACATACGCCATATTAAAGAACAATTCAATTTACGGTCAGGTAGGCCTCGACCATTTTTATGACAATGGTGCGGATATCATAGAACCGAACAGACCTGCCAATTTTGTACAGCCTATTGGTGATTATATTTTAGACGAGGCTCTGGCCGATGTATCCGTTCAAAAAATGAGTGTGTCCGATACCTGGAAAGACCTCTACCGAGTAATCTTTAACGCTAATTTCATCATTGATAGAGTTACGGATAATGAAGCCATACTTGAAGAAGTGCGTACCGAGGTTATTGCTGAAGCTAGGTTTCTTCGCGCTTTAAGTTATTGGCATATCACCAATCTTTGGGGTAATGCACCCTATTACACCGAAGCTTTGACCCTCGATGAAGTAAGGGTTTTAGGTAGAACTGATGAGGCAACTATTCTAGAGGGAGTAATAGCCGATTTACAATTTGCGCAAGGAGTCTTACCCTCCACGTATCCTGACGACCAAAGAGGTCGTGCATCAAGATGGGCAGCTGCTATTATTGAGGCAAAAATTTATATGAAGCAGCAAAACTGGCAAGCCGGTCTCACCAAGTGTTTAGAAATTATTAATGAATCTCCTCACGTATTGTTGCCGACCTATGAAGAGGTATTTGATCCAGCTAACGAATATAATGCGGAGATTATTTGGTCATTGGATTTTGCAAGAGATATTGAAGGTATATTTGACCCCGCTTTCCCAGGAAGATCTTTTGCGGGTAATAATAGCTGGAGACCGAGTATGTTCAACCCTCGTTTACGGGATGAACCTGCCAATTCGGACGAAAGAGGCGCTTTAAGGGAGGCATTATCCGCAAGAGGAGAGGCTTTCAATGGTACAGGTTTACAGGTAGCCGCAAAAGACTTTGCAGAGACATTTCCTTTAAATGATTTGAGAAGACCACTAAATATAGTGGATAACTACCTAGGGTTCGAGCTTAATTTTCCCTATATGGCAAAATTCTGGAATTTAGATTTAGCAACATCGCCACGTTTCAATCATGAAGATAATCGTATGGTTTTTCGATTGGCGGACGTATACTTAATGGCTGCAGAATGTGAAAACGAAGCTAATGGACCCGGAGGAGCATATCAATATATTGAGCCCATACGCCAACGAGCTTATGCTACCCAAGCCGAGTGGGAATTGGTAGGTTTGAGCCAACAAGAGTTCAGAGAAGCTATTTATGACGAGCGTAAGTGGGAACTGGCGGCTGAAGCTCATAGAAGATATGATTTAATCCGTTGGGGAATTTTGTTCGATGTAATGGAAAACATTGAATACAGGTTTTGGAGCCCAGCACAGAATATTAGACCTTGGCACGTATTGTTGCCCATTCCCTTGCAGGAATTGGAACAGAACCCAGCTTTATTGGAATCAGACCCAACCAATAACGGCTACCGTTAA